From the Flavimarina sp. Hel_I_48 genome, one window contains:
- a CDS encoding FecR family protein translates to MFLNANSSIAYEKDFESRRDVTLKGEAFFEVAHNPQKPFTVTSGAIKTCVLGTSFNINSSEKMTIIGVKTGKVAVKSTNNPQKRAVLTKNQQIVFEAGKTTKITRVDGLDITAWTRNEIVLNQTSLLETAKLLENQYDVTIDFEDESLKNYTLSGKFKDEKLENVLSSIALLKNLTIEYLTPKHILIRKKIQQS, encoded by the coding sequence ATCTTTCTAAATGCAAACAGCAGTATTGCCTATGAAAAAGATTTTGAAAGCAGGCGGGATGTGACCTTGAAGGGCGAAGCGTTTTTTGAAGTTGCCCACAATCCCCAAAAACCTTTTACAGTTACTTCCGGTGCTATTAAAACCTGTGTTCTTGGTACTTCCTTCAATATAAATTCAAGCGAAAAAATGACCATTATAGGGGTGAAAACGGGCAAAGTAGCGGTAAAATCAACAAATAATCCCCAAAAAAGAGCAGTTCTAACCAAAAATCAACAAATCGTTTTTGAAGCGGGAAAAACCACAAAAATAACCAGGGTAGATGGTTTAGACATCACAGCGTGGACACGTAATGAAATTGTGCTGAATCAAACCAGCCTTTTAGAAACTGCTAAACTACTGGAAAATCAATACGATGTCACTATAGATTTTGAAGATGAATCGCTTAAAAACTATACACTTTCCGGAAAGTTTAAAGATGAAAAATTAGAAAATGTGCTCTCAAGTATTGCCCTTCTCAAAAACCTAACTATTGAATATTTAACACCTAAACACATTCTTATAAGAAAAAAGATACAACAATCCTAA
- a CDS encoding RNA polymerase sigma factor encodes MRPAYLQLSDKRLALLLHKNDKQAFHVIFDRYWKRLYSYAYRIHGVEAVCEDCIQEIFITLWDKRKETFHSKS; translated from the coding sequence ATGAGACCAGCATATCTTCAACTTTCAGACAAACGGCTCGCGTTACTGTTGCACAAGAACGATAAGCAGGCATTTCATGTTATTTTTGATCGTTATTGGAAAAGACTCTACAGCTACGCATACCGCATACATGGCGTAGAAGCGGTGTGTGAAGATTGCATCCAGGAGATTTTTATTACGCTTTGGGACAAGAGAAAAGAAACCTTCCATTCTAAATCTTGA
- a CDS encoding DUF5695 domain-containing protein codes for MPHRFFTQQEILVELTTAAKSRIYFEPKKLWITLEAGSIEKLVYNKSSGKLKLSLGKKQPPLRLFICAVQNLRIWNMIK; via the coding sequence GTGCCGCATCGATTTTTTACGCAGCAAGAAATCCTTGTAGAACTGACCACTGCTGCAAAAAGCAGGATTTACTTTGAACCAAAAAAATTGTGGATAACCCTGGAAGCAGGTTCCATTGAAAAACTCGTCTATAACAAAAGCTCTGGAAAATTAAAACTAAGCCTGGGCAAAAAACAGCCGCCACTCCGGTTGTTTATCTGCGCAGTTCAAAACCTTCGGATCTGGAATATGATAAAATGA
- a CDS encoding SusC/RagA family TonB-linked outer membrane protein, which translates to MKINLTQLFRKHKITPFHIFFILSTLTIATAKANNDQDLRESFITTHLEDVTITEVFKSIEAQTAFTFVYDDALVQSEKRFNLQATHENLESALNRLGKQASFTFKAINTTITVLSQDASQQTITGKVTDEAGMPLPGATVMQKGGNRGTTTDFDGNFSLAVSETSTVLVISYVGFQTEEIPAAQGTPITVVLKTSENALDEVVVTALGIKRSQKKLGFSQASISGDNLDQTNPNNWSSGLKGKVAGLNFLSAGSGPINSQKITLRGDASLNPNNNAALIVIDGVPIDQEINTSGTGSAYGGNDSPIDFGNVISDLNSQDIESVSVLKGAGATALYGSRGQNGVVLITTKSGKRGSGLGVTYNSSVSFDIIQRWPDWQYKYGQGSGKSFDEDGEPYYSYGASPDGSNTGSTSSAWGPEFNGQYYYQYDPTIESQSTAPQLWRPYKDNRKDFWNTGMTFKNSISLAGGDDNGSLRASVGHSKNEWIMPNTGYELLNASVNATYDISDRINVSSLVNYSNRTSDNIPSTGYNNGSIAYFMIFQNPNVAMDWYRPIWQQDQFQIQQIQPFSSYIDNPYLIAYEATNGMQNDQLIGNLTTTIKLADKWNLLLRTALNTYNQERQLKRPYSINRYAQGYYETQSIWKQDINSDFLLTFDSKITEDFSVQASAGGNSRDYKYRRVDASVEDLVVPGVYKLANGVNNPLVGRNDSNFKVNSLYALANFSFRDQIFVDLTARNDWSSTLPKKNDSYFYPSVSSSFILSDIFNMSGTMDYLKYRFSFARIGNDTGPYRTSKYYSQSDFPSSATVPTTLYNIDFKPEVSSSFETGLDIRFFKSRLRLDATVYQTNTKNQILDVPIDITTGYSSATLNSGEVRNRGLEFTLLAQLFKKDKFSWESTLTFSKNWNKVLSLAEGIDNQQVIGEGGQATILAKVGGSASAVYGYGFLRSPDGRIIYDDAGLPAYPESGDIQKIGDANPDFRAGLYNSFRLGNVSLNVMLDAQKGGIIYSQTHHKLTEQGKLKSTYYGREDGFIVGDGVVLNDDGTYSENTTEAATPDWYTRYYRRANVESNSFDASYIKLREISLQYNMPAKWLRGTGIQDLNLNFFGRNLAMITDFPIYDPETAALNGSTLLPGVEIGQMPSPATYGMGLQVKF; encoded by the coding sequence ATGAAAATAAATTTAACCCAACTATTTCGGAAACATAAAATCACACCGTTTCATATTTTTTTTATTCTTTCTACCCTTACTATAGCCACAGCAAAAGCAAATAACGACCAGGATCTTCGTGAAAGTTTTATTACCACGCACTTAGAAGACGTGACCATAACAGAAGTTTTTAAAAGTATTGAAGCACAAACTGCATTTACCTTTGTTTACGATGATGCTCTTGTTCAAAGTGAAAAGCGTTTTAATTTACAAGCTACTCACGAAAATCTTGAATCGGCTTTAAATAGGTTAGGAAAACAGGCTTCCTTCACCTTTAAAGCAATCAATACCACTATTACCGTATTAAGTCAAGATGCGAGTCAACAAACCATAACCGGAAAAGTCACCGATGAAGCCGGAATGCCGCTTCCGGGAGCAACCGTAATGCAAAAAGGGGGCAATAGGGGGACTACAACAGATTTTGATGGTAATTTTAGCCTTGCTGTTTCAGAAACCTCTACGGTTCTTGTAATCTCGTATGTAGGTTTTCAAACAGAGGAAATACCTGCTGCTCAAGGCACTCCTATAACTGTTGTTTTAAAAACAAGTGAAAACGCACTTGATGAAGTGGTCGTTACTGCATTGGGAATAAAACGCTCCCAGAAAAAGCTGGGTTTTTCTCAGGCAAGTATCAGTGGGGATAATCTGGATCAAACCAATCCAAACAATTGGTCATCTGGACTGAAGGGCAAAGTAGCGGGGCTTAACTTCCTTTCTGCCGGATCTGGACCCATCAATTCGCAGAAAATTACGTTGCGCGGGGATGCTTCCCTAAACCCTAACAACAACGCAGCCCTTATTGTGATAGATGGAGTGCCCATAGACCAGGAGATCAATACTTCCGGTACGGGCAGTGCGTATGGCGGCAATGATTCTCCTATAGATTTTGGGAATGTTATTTCAGATTTGAATTCACAAGATATTGAGAGTGTTTCTGTACTTAAAGGTGCTGGTGCAACCGCTTTGTATGGAAGCCGCGGCCAGAATGGCGTAGTGCTCATAACAACAAAATCAGGCAAACGTGGAAGTGGCCTTGGGGTAACGTATAACAGTAGCGTAAGTTTTGATATCATTCAGCGCTGGCCAGACTGGCAATATAAATACGGCCAGGGGAGCGGAAAATCTTTTGATGAAGATGGAGAACCTTATTATTCTTATGGTGCCTCGCCCGATGGTTCAAATACCGGAAGTACGAGCAGCGCCTGGGGCCCTGAATTTAATGGGCAGTATTATTATCAATATGATCCTACCATTGAAAGTCAATCTACAGCCCCGCAACTCTGGAGGCCTTATAAAGACAATCGAAAAGATTTCTGGAATACCGGAATGACTTTTAAAAATTCTATTTCACTGGCAGGTGGAGATGATAATGGTTCGCTGCGGGCTTCTGTGGGGCACTCAAAAAACGAATGGATTATGCCAAACACCGGCTATGAGCTTTTGAATGCGTCGGTAAATGCGACCTATGATATTTCAGACAGAATCAATGTTTCGTCGTTGGTAAACTATAGCAACCGTACCAGTGACAATATACCCAGCACGGGTTACAACAACGGTTCTATCGCTTATTTTATGATTTTTCAGAATCCTAACGTTGCTATGGACTGGTACCGACCCATCTGGCAGCAGGATCAATTTCAGATCCAGCAAATACAACCGTTCAGTTCGTATATAGACAATCCATATCTTATTGCTTATGAAGCCACTAATGGTATGCAAAACGACCAGTTGATAGGAAATCTTACCACCACCATTAAACTGGCCGATAAATGGAATTTACTCTTACGAACCGCATTAAACACTTACAATCAGGAACGACAGCTTAAAAGGCCGTACAGCATCAACAGATATGCGCAGGGTTATTATGAGACCCAGAGTATCTGGAAACAAGATATAAATTCTGATTTCCTGCTCACGTTTGACAGTAAGATTACTGAAGATTTTTCGGTACAGGCTTCTGCGGGGGGAAACAGCAGGGACTATAAATACCGCCGGGTAGATGCCTCGGTCGAAGATCTTGTGGTTCCGGGAGTATATAAGTTGGCTAACGGTGTAAATAACCCGCTGGTAGGCCGAAATGATTCCAATTTTAAAGTCAATAGTCTGTATGCCCTGGCCAATTTTTCTTTTCGGGATCAGATTTTTGTAGATCTAACGGCAAGAAATGACTGGTCTTCTACATTACCCAAGAAAAACGACAGTTATTTTTATCCTTCGGTAAGTTCGAGTTTTATTTTATCAGACATTTTTAATATGTCTGGCACTATGGATTATCTAAAATACCGGTTTTCCTTTGCACGCATAGGTAATGATACAGGACCTTATAGAACAAGCAAGTACTACAGCCAGAGTGATTTCCCCAGTTCTGCTACTGTTCCTACCACCTTGTATAACATTGATTTTAAACCGGAAGTAAGCAGCAGTTTTGAGACGGGATTAGATATACGTTTCTTCAAGAGCCGCCTGCGCCTTGATGCAACCGTTTACCAGACCAATACTAAAAATCAAATTTTAGATGTGCCTATAGATATTACCACAGGTTACAGTTCTGCAACACTCAATTCTGGAGAAGTACGCAACCGGGGCCTGGAGTTTACACTTTTGGCACAACTGTTTAAAAAGGATAAATTCAGCTGGGAATCTACCCTAACTTTTTCAAAAAATTGGAATAAAGTACTTTCCCTTGCCGAAGGTATTGACAACCAGCAGGTAATAGGCGAAGGAGGCCAGGCAACTATTCTCGCTAAAGTAGGCGGTAGTGCAAGTGCCGTGTATGGCTACGGGTTTTTAAGATCTCCAGACGGCAGGATTATTTATGATGATGCCGGCTTGCCCGCATATCCGGAATCTGGGGATATTCAAAAAATAGGAGATGCCAATCCAGATTTTAGGGCGGGGCTTTACAACAGTTTCCGGTTGGGTAATGTAAGCCTGAATGTAATGTTAGATGCTCAAAAAGGGGGCATTATTTATTCTCAGACCCATCACAAACTTACCGAACAAGGTAAATTGAAATCTACGTATTACGGTCGTGAAGATGGTTTTATTGTAGGCGATGGTGTTGTTTTAAATGATGACGGCACCTATTCTGAAAATACAACCGAAGCAGCTACACCAGATTGGTACACCAGGTATTACCGCAGGGCAAATGTAGAATCAAATTCTTTTGATGCCTCGTATATCAAGTTGCGGGAAATAAGCCTGCAGTACAACATGCCGGCCAAATGGCTAAGAGGTACCGGTATACAGGATCTCAACCTCAATTTCTTTGGAAGAAACCTGGCCATGATTACAGATTTTCCCATCTACGATCCTGAAACTGCAGCACTTAACGGAAGCACGCTGCTACCAGGTGTAGAAATAGGCCAGATGCCTTCCCCGGCAACGTATGGTATGGGCTTACAAGTTAAATTTTAA
- a CDS encoding NAD(P)/FAD-dependent oxidoreductase yields the protein MKKIIIIGAGISGLCSAYYLVKAGFEVSVIDKGDMTTGASYINAGYLTPSHFTTLAEPGMITQGLKWMMNSASPFYIKPRWDTSFFKWTWNFKQSATSSKVERAIPIIKELNLKSRDLYLEIQESGDFDFHMERKGLLMVYKTPKNEEHEIKLAERAQKEGLEVKILNKQELHALEPVFADDVLGGIRYDCDAHTTPHIFMKNMKNWLQQQGVSFKLDEKVVDFKTENNKIKAAVTETNLYEGDEFVLASGAWTFQLAKQLRLNIPIQGGKGYSINVAQPTNITMPAILMEAKCAVTPMQGFTRFAGTMEFSGNNDIIRANRVEAIANAGTRYYKNLEFLQEVKEGATSGLRPVSPDGLPYIGNSAKFANLNVAAGHAMMGWSLGPITGKLITQNIMGEEPELNLVPFKVNRFRF from the coding sequence TTGAAAAAAATCATCATCATAGGAGCGGGAATCTCGGGATTATGCAGCGCTTATTATCTGGTAAAAGCAGGATTTGAAGTTAGTGTTATAGACAAAGGGGATATGACTACGGGCGCGTCCTATATCAATGCAGGTTATCTCACTCCCAGCCATTTTACCACGCTTGCAGAACCCGGCATGATTACCCAGGGACTTAAATGGATGATGAATAGTGCGAGCCCATTCTACATCAAGCCACGCTGGGATACCAGTTTTTTCAAATGGACATGGAATTTTAAGCAATCAGCTACTTCTTCAAAAGTAGAAAGGGCTATACCCATTATAAAAGAACTTAATTTAAAGAGCCGTGACCTGTATCTGGAGATTCAGGAATCTGGCGATTTTGATTTTCATATGGAACGTAAAGGACTATTAATGGTCTATAAAACGCCAAAAAATGAAGAACACGAGATAAAATTGGCCGAAAGAGCTCAAAAAGAGGGTCTTGAGGTCAAAATACTAAACAAGCAAGAGCTCCACGCACTGGAACCTGTTTTTGCAGATGATGTTTTGGGAGGTATACGCTATGATTGCGATGCTCACACAACCCCTCATATTTTTATGAAGAATATGAAAAACTGGTTGCAGCAGCAAGGCGTCAGTTTCAAGTTGGATGAAAAAGTAGTGGACTTTAAAACCGAAAACAATAAAATCAAAGCAGCAGTAACAGAAACCAACCTTTATGAGGGCGATGAATTTGTACTGGCCTCTGGCGCGTGGACCTTTCAACTTGCAAAACAATTAAGGCTTAATATCCCAATTCAAGGCGGAAAAGGGTATAGTATTAATGTGGCGCAGCCCACTAATATTACGATGCCTGCCATCTTGATGGAGGCTAAATGTGCGGTAACGCCCATGCAGGGTTTTACACGCTTTGCCGGTACGATGGAGTTTTCTGGCAACAATGACATTATACGCGCTAATAGGGTGGAGGCGATCGCTAACGCGGGTACACGTTATTATAAAAACCTTGAGTTTTTGCAAGAAGTCAAAGAAGGGGCAACCTCTGGACTGCGCCCGGTTTCCCCAGATGGGTTGCCTTATATAGGGAATTCCGCAAAATTTGCCAATCTTAATGTAGCCGCTGGACATGCCATGATGGGATGGAGTCTGGGGCCCATTACGGGAAAATTGATTACGCAGAATATTATGGGAGAAGAACCTGAACTTAATTTAGTGCCCTTCAAGGTTAATAGATTTCGTTTTTAA
- a CDS encoding sigma-70 family RNA polymerase sigma factor: MKIASRRFLLRFGTREKKPSILNLEGYLFRAVKYKVATQLRDLKFTRAQDEVLQQIPVSSKVDTNLEYQDFERFLNARIEQLAPRCRKVFMLSRFEHYSNGEIADQLNISIRTVEKHISDAIKELRAGLAHPSL, translated from the coding sequence GTGAAGATTGCATCCAGGAGATTTTTATTACGCTTTGGGACAAGAGAAAAGAAACCTTCCATTCTAAATCTTGAAGGTTATCTTTTTAGGGCAGTTAAATATAAAGTCGCCACCCAACTTAGGGATTTAAAATTCACCCGCGCCCAGGATGAAGTACTACAGCAGATTCCGGTTTCTTCAAAAGTGGATACAAATCTGGAATATCAGGATTTTGAGCGCTTTTTAAATGCCCGAATAGAACAGCTTGCACCCCGTTGCCGTAAAGTGTTTATGCTGAGTCGGTTTGAGCATTATTCTAACGGCGAGATCGCAGACCAGCTTAATATTTCCATACGCACCGTAGAAAAGCACATTAGCGATGCCATTAAAGAATTGCGCGCCGGTCTGGCGCACCCTTCCCTTTAG
- a CDS encoding 4-hydroxyproline epimerase: MARKTFFCVDAHTCGNPVRVVASGGPFIEGANMSEKRQNFIKQYDWIRRGLMFEPRGHDMMSGSILFPPVDPANDCGILFIETSGCLPMCGHGTIGTVTVMIEEGLVTPKEQGKLRLETPAGLVMVSYKQEGKKVKSVKVVNVKSYLEAEGIAVDSAELGPIKVDVAYGGNFYAIVEVQENFKGLENYQASQLITWSRELRKNLNLDHSFVHPENDTINGLSHILWTGKVIEHNSTARNAVFYGDKAIDRSPCGTGTSARMAQWYAKGKLKKGIPFVHESIIGSTFIGRIEEETTLGDKKAIVPSIEGWAQVTGYNTIIIDDDDPYAHGFQVL, encoded by the coding sequence ATGGCAAGAAAGACTTTTTTTTGTGTAGATGCCCATACCTGCGGTAATCCCGTGCGAGTTGTGGCCAGTGGTGGCCCTTTTATAGAAGGGGCAAACATGAGTGAAAAACGCCAAAATTTTATCAAACAATACGATTGGATACGCCGCGGACTCATGTTTGAGCCCCGGGGGCACGATATGATGAGCGGGAGTATACTTTTTCCTCCCGTAGACCCTGCAAATGATTGCGGGATCCTATTTATTGAGACCAGCGGCTGTCTGCCCATGTGCGGCCACGGCACCATAGGTACGGTAACGGTGATGATAGAAGAAGGACTGGTTACCCCTAAAGAACAAGGAAAATTGCGCCTGGAAACCCCGGCCGGTCTGGTCATGGTTTCCTATAAACAGGAAGGTAAAAAAGTCAAATCTGTAAAGGTCGTTAATGTAAAATCATATCTGGAAGCAGAAGGTATTGCGGTTGATTCCGCCGAATTAGGCCCTATTAAAGTAGATGTTGCCTACGGCGGAAACTTTTACGCCATCGTGGAAGTTCAGGAAAATTTTAAAGGACTCGAAAATTATCAGGCGAGCCAATTGATTACCTGGAGCCGGGAGTTGCGCAAAAACCTCAACCTAGACCATTCTTTTGTGCATCCTGAAAATGATACGATCAATGGACTTAGTCATATTTTATGGACAGGGAAGGTCATAGAGCACAATTCCACAGCGCGCAATGCGGTGTTTTACGGAGACAAGGCAATAGACCGCTCGCCATGTGGCACGGGAACATCGGCGAGAATGGCGCAATGGTACGCTAAGGGTAAACTCAAAAAAGGAATTCCTTTTGTACATGAAAGTATCATAGGAAGCACCTTTATAGGAAGAATAGAAGAAGAAACGACGCTGGGCGACAAAAAAGCGATTGTTCCCAGTATTGAAGGTTGGGCGCAAGTTACAGGTTACAATACGATCATTATTGATGATGACGATCCATATGCCCATGGTTTTCAGGTGTTGTAA